In Kaistella faecalis, a genomic segment contains:
- the argG gene encoding argininosuccinate synthase: MEKVVLAYSGGLDTSFCAVYLSKVKQLEVHAVMVNLGGFSEEEIKKTEERAYQLGVKSFHVIDDAENYYEKCIKYLIFGNVLKNNTYPLSVSSERVFQATAIADYAKKIGAKAIAHGSTGAGNDQVRFDSIFQILLPEVEIITPIRDLKLSRNEEIEFLKKNGFEINFEKSQYSINKGLWGTSVGGKETLTSNLSLPETAYPTQISKTEPEEMSITFEKGEIKAVNGEKFSKPIEAIQKIQEIAQAFGIGRDTHVGDTIIGIKGRVSFEAAAPLIILKAHHLLEKHTLTKNQLLIKDQLSLSYGNYLHDGLVLDPVMKDFEALFESSQKTVNGTVKILLKPYHFNLIGIESPNDLMSSDFGSYGEMNKTWTESDVKGFSKIYSNALSIYHQVNNKN, from the coding sequence ATGGAAAAAGTAGTTTTAGCTTATAGCGGCGGCCTCGATACATCTTTTTGCGCCGTTTACCTTTCAAAAGTAAAGCAGCTGGAAGTGCATGCGGTGATGGTAAATCTCGGCGGATTTTCTGAAGAGGAAATTAAAAAAACGGAGGAGCGCGCATATCAGTTGGGCGTAAAATCTTTCCATGTGATCGATGACGCGGAGAATTATTACGAAAAATGTATCAAATATTTAATCTTCGGGAATGTTTTAAAAAATAATACATATCCGCTTTCAGTAAGTTCTGAAAGAGTTTTTCAGGCAACTGCAATTGCTGATTATGCCAAAAAAATCGGTGCAAAAGCCATCGCGCACGGAAGTACGGGAGCCGGAAATGATCAGGTTCGTTTCGACAGCATTTTCCAGATTCTTTTGCCGGAAGTTGAAATCATTACGCCAATCCGTGATCTGAAACTTTCCAGAAATGAAGAGATTGAATTTTTGAAGAAAAACGGTTTTGAAATCAACTTTGAAAAATCTCAGTACTCCATCAACAAAGGACTTTGGGGAACTTCGGTAGGCGGAAAAGAAACGCTGACTTCCAATTTATCGCTTCCTGAAACTGCTTATCCAACACAGATTTCAAAAACAGAACCCGAAGAAATGTCCATCACTTTCGAAAAAGGGGAAATTAAAGCTGTAAACGGTGAAAAGTTTTCAAAACCGATCGAAGCGATCCAGAAAATCCAGGAAATTGCGCAGGCTTTCGGAATTGGCCGCGACACGCACGTTGGCGACACCATTATTGGAATTAAAGGTCGAGTAAGTTTTGAAGCGGCTGCTCCATTAATAATTTTGAAAGCGCATCATTTGTTGGAAAAACATACGCTGACTAAAAATCAGCTTTTAATTAAGGATCAGCTCAGCCTTTCTTATGGAAATTATTTGCACGATGGTTTGGTCCTCGATCCGGTAATGAAAGATTTTGAAGCACTTTTCGAAAGTTCTCAGAAAACCGTAAACGGTACAGTTAAAATTTTATTGAAACCTTATCATTTTAATTTGATTGGAATTGAATCTCCAAACGATTTGATGTCATCTGATTTCGGTTCTTACGGAGAAATGAACAAAACCTGGACAGAATCTGACGTGAAAGGTTTCTCAAAAATATATTCGAATGCGCTGAGCATTTATCATCAGGTAAACAACAAGAATTAA
- the argC gene encoding N-acetyl-gamma-glutamyl-phosphate reductase, whose product MEKIKAGIVGGTGFTAGELIRILLYHPNVEISFVTSQSLQGYSITDVHKDLVGETNLKFENLAQPADIIFLCLPHGESKNWLIENEKGIAPETKIIDLGNDFRVDEEWNEKKFIYGLSEFNKEKIAKALYIANPGCFATAIQLGILPILKQEKIEKIHCVGITGSTGAGKALHQSLNFNWRNDNISPYKTFTHQHIAEIEKSISLISDTKTDINFIPWRGDFTRGIFVSLMMESDLSQVEIEEIYKYAYKYSKFVFVSASPIDMKQVANTNKALIYIEKVGKNLAVHVAIDNLLKGASGQAIQNMNLMFGFNEKAGLNLKPSVF is encoded by the coding sequence ATGGAAAAAATAAAAGCAGGAATTGTAGGCGGAACGGGTTTTACGGCGGGTGAATTAATCAGAATTCTGCTGTATCACCCGAATGTGGAGATTTCATTTGTGACGAGCCAAAGTCTCCAGGGCTATTCTATTACCGATGTTCATAAAGATCTTGTTGGAGAAACCAATCTGAAATTTGAAAATTTAGCACAACCCGCAGATATCATTTTTCTCTGTCTTCCGCATGGTGAAAGCAAAAACTGGCTCATCGAAAACGAAAAAGGCATCGCTCCTGAAACCAAAATTATCGATCTTGGGAACGATTTTCGTGTTGATGAAGAATGGAACGAAAAGAAATTCATTTACGGGCTTTCAGAATTCAATAAAGAAAAAATCGCAAAGGCTTTATACATCGCGAATCCCGGATGTTTTGCAACCGCGATTCAACTGGGAATTCTTCCGATTTTGAAACAGGAAAAAATTGAAAAAATCCATTGTGTGGGAATTACGGGCTCAACCGGAGCGGGAAAAGCTTTGCATCAGTCACTGAATTTCAACTGGCGGAACGATAATATTTCTCCTTACAAAACCTTTACGCATCAGCATATCGCGGAAATTGAAAAAAGCATTTCCTTGATTTCTGATACCAAAACGGATATTAATTTTATTCCTTGGAGAGGCGATTTTACACGGGGAATTTTCGTTTCACTGATGATGGAAAGCGACCTGTCTCAGGTCGAAATCGAGGAAATTTATAAATATGCGTACAAATATTCAAAATTTGTCTTCGTTTCTGCGAGCCCGATCGATATGAAACAGGTTGCGAATACCAATAAAGCATTGATTTATATCGAGAAAGTGGGAAAAAATCTTGCGGTTCACGTCGCGATTGATAATCTCCTGAAAGGCGCATCTGGACAGGCAATCCAAAATATGAATCTGATGTTCGGTTTTAATGAAAAGGCAGGACTTAACCTTAAACCCTCCGTTTTTTAG
- a CDS encoding aspartate aminotransferase family protein: MKLFDVYPLMPVNIVKAENCKLWDENGTEYLDFYGGHAVISVGHTHPHYVEKIKNQLDQIGFYSNSVINKLQEELAEKLGKISGYEDYSLFLCNSGAEANENALKIASFNSGKKKFITFRNSFHGRTSAVVAATDDPSIVAPVNETDNFVFCEWNNVEQFEKLFFENFQDLAGVIIEGIQGIGGIQIPTQELMDKISQLCAENNVFFISDEIQSGYARSGKFFAHQHFGVKPDIITTAKGMANGFPIGGVLVSPKIPAKHKMLGTTFGGNHLACAAAIAVLEIIEKENLIKESFEKGEYLIQKLKGISQIKEIRGKGLLIGVDFEIPASQVSKKLREEFKIFVGSATNPLTMRLLPPLTISYPEIDYFISSLKSVINSI, from the coding sequence ATGAAATTATTTGATGTATATCCGTTGATGCCCGTAAATATTGTAAAGGCAGAAAACTGTAAACTTTGGGACGAAAACGGAACCGAATACCTCGATTTTTACGGCGGTCACGCGGTGATTTCTGTCGGTCACACACATCCGCATTATGTGGAAAAAATTAAAAATCAGTTGGATCAGATTGGATTTTATTCAAATTCTGTGATCAATAAACTTCAGGAAGAACTGGCAGAAAAGCTTGGAAAAATTTCCGGCTACGAAGATTACAGCCTCTTCCTGTGTAATTCCGGGGCAGAAGCCAATGAAAATGCACTGAAAATTGCATCTTTCAATTCTGGGAAAAAGAAATTTATCACGTTCAGAAATTCATTTCACGGAAGAACTTCTGCGGTGGTTGCAGCAACCGATGATCCCTCGATTGTCGCTCCAGTAAACGAAACTGACAATTTTGTTTTTTGTGAATGGAATAATGTTGAGCAGTTTGAAAAGCTGTTTTTTGAAAATTTTCAGGATTTGGCTGGAGTGATTATTGAAGGAATTCAGGGCATTGGCGGAATTCAGATTCCGACTCAGGAATTAATGGATAAAATTTCGCAATTGTGCGCTGAGAATAATGTTTTCTTCATTTCTGATGAAATCCAGTCGGGTTATGCACGGAGCGGAAAATTCTTTGCTCATCAGCATTTCGGTGTAAAACCGGATATCATTACGACCGCAAAAGGAATGGCGAACGGTTTTCCGATCGGCGGCGTTCTGGTTTCTCCGAAAATTCCGGCAAAACATAAAATGCTGGGAACTACTTTTGGCGGAAATCATTTGGCTTGTGCTGCTGCCATTGCGGTTTTGGAAATTATTGAGAAAGAAAATCTGATTAAGGAATCTTTTGAAAAAGGCGAATATTTAATTCAGAAATTAAAAGGAATTTCACAGATCAAAGAAATTCGTGGAAAAGGGCTTTTGATAGGAGTTGATTTTGAGATTCCGGCGTCTCAGGTTTCCAAAAAATTAAGGGAAGAATTTAAAATTTTTGTCGGAAGCGCAACCAATCCTTTAACCATGAGGCTTTTGCCACCACTTACGATTTCTTATCCGGAAATTGATTATTTCATCTCTTCGTTAAAATCAGTCATAAATTCAATTTAA
- a CDS encoding acetylornithine carbamoyltransferase: MKNFTSVNDISNPELLVQEALELKKNLYGFGDLGKNKTLGLVFLNPSLRTRMSSQKAGMNLGMQVQVINAGQDAWNWEFAENAVMDGSTVEHIKDAAKVLSEYCDVIGLRCFPGLKDRDEDYSEFVLNSFIKYATVPVISLESATRHPLQSFADLITIRENWTQPQKPKVVLSWAPHIKALPQAVGNSFAEWMNAADLDFCIANPEGYDLSKDFTGDAKVYHNQEEALKDADFVYVKNWSSYDDYGAMPEVKGNWLLGEEFLKTNPETKFMHCLPVRRNLEMSDAVLDSANSLIYQQANNRTLSAQLIIKKILENSF; encoded by the coding sequence ATGAAAAATTTCACATCAGTTAACGATATATCAAATCCTGAATTGCTTGTTCAGGAAGCTCTGGAACTCAAAAAAAATCTTTACGGTTTCGGGGATTTAGGAAAAAACAAAACACTCGGTTTGGTTTTTCTGAACCCGAGTTTAAGAACCAGAATGAGCAGCCAGAAAGCAGGAATGAACCTCGGAATGCAGGTTCAGGTCATTAACGCCGGACAGGATGCCTGGAACTGGGAATTTGCAGAAAATGCCGTGATGGATGGTTCTACCGTTGAACATATTAAAGACGCCGCAAAAGTTTTAAGCGAATATTGCGACGTGATTGGTTTAAGATGTTTTCCCGGTTTGAAAGACCGTGACGAAGATTACAGCGAATTTGTGCTGAATTCTTTCATCAAATATGCAACCGTTCCCGTGATTTCTCTGGAATCTGCGACCCGGCATCCTTTGCAGAGTTTCGCCGATTTAATTACCATCCGTGAAAACTGGACTCAACCACAAAAACCGAAAGTCGTTCTTTCCTGGGCGCCGCACATCAAAGCGCTTCCACAGGCGGTTGGAAATTCTTTTGCTGAGTGGATGAATGCTGCCGATTTGGATTTTTGCATTGCAAATCCTGAAGGTTACGATTTAAGCAAGGATTTTACCGGCGATGCTAAGGTTTATCACAATCAGGAGGAAGCTTTGAAAGACGCTGATTTTGTGTATGTGAAAAACTGGTCTTCGTATGACGATTACGGCGCGATGCCGGAAGTGAAAGGAAACTGGCTTTTAGGTGAAGAATTTTTGAAAACAAATCCTGAAACAAAATTCATGCACTGTCTTCCGGTACGCAGAAATCTGGAAATGAGTGACGCGGTTCTAGATTCTGCGAATTCTCTGATTTATCAGCAGGCGAATAACAGAACGCTTTCCGCGCAGTTAATCATCAAGAAAATCCTTGAAAATTCTTTTTAA
- the argB gene encoding acetylglutamate kinase, with amino-acid sequence MEDLYVIKIGGETINSKDSLKACLKAISTAGKKVVLVHGGGKKVTELAQKLFIPQQMVEGRRITSLETLELCTMVYAGLINKNIVAGLSAEKLLAIGLSGADLNCIVSKKRDASVINYGFVGDIVKVNETVFENFISQNIIPVVNSISISEDGELLNTNADVMAAEIAKAMSDKYKVHLLYCFEKNGVLKDITDENSVIMDISKTDFTHMKETKQIADGMIPKLQTAFRALYHGVDEARILKSDALENYFTNENPGTNISLH; translated from the coding sequence ATGGAAGATTTATATGTCATAAAAATCGGCGGTGAAACCATCAACAGCAAAGATTCGCTTAAAGCCTGTCTGAAAGCAATATCGACGGCGGGAAAAAAGGTGGTTTTGGTACATGGCGGCGGAAAAAAAGTCACCGAACTGGCGCAGAAACTCTTCATTCCCCAACAGATGGTGGAAGGGAGACGGATAACTTCCTTGGAAACTCTGGAACTCTGCACGATGGTTTATGCGGGTCTTATCAATAAAAATATCGTCGCGGGATTATCAGCTGAAAAACTCCTGGCAATAGGACTTTCAGGAGCTGATCTGAACTGTATTGTTTCGAAAAAAAGAGATGCTTCTGTGATTAATTACGGTTTTGTGGGCGACATCGTGAAGGTGAATGAGACGGTTTTTGAAAATTTTATCAGTCAAAATATAATTCCGGTGGTTAATTCCATCAGCATCAGCGAAGATGGTGAGCTTTTAAATACGAATGCTGATGTAATGGCGGCGGAAATCGCAAAAGCAATGTCGGATAAGTACAAAGTGCATCTCCTTTACTGTTTTGAGAAAAACGGAGTTTTAAAAGATATTACCGATGAAAATTCAGTAATTATGGACATTTCAAAAACAGATTTTACGCACATGAAAGAAACGAAACAGATTGCCGACGGAATGATTCCGAAACTGCAGACTGCTTTTCGAGCGCTGTATCACGGTGTGGATGAGGCAAGAATTCTTAAAAGTGACGCGCTGGAAAATTATTTTACCAACGAAAACCCCGGAACAAATATCAGTTTACATTAA
- a CDS encoding M20 family metallo-hydrolase: protein MEILNNEVRNFLIELIETPSFSKEEENTALIIEKYLNLKNIPFQRKGNNIWAKNLYFDENLPTILLNSHHDTVKPNSGYTLDPFKAVKKDGKIFGLGSNDAGASLVSLWAVFAHFYAKKLKYNLIYAATAEEEISGENGVKSILEDLGKINFAIVGEPTKMDLAVAEKGLVVLNCVAKGTASHAAHINDDNSIYKAVRDIQKVQNFEFDKISEVLGKVKATVTIVNAGSQHNVVPDQCHFTIDVRTNEHYSNSEIVEIFKKELESEIQPRSLALNSSKINLDHPFVLAAQQENCNLYGSPTVSDQALMPFDSVKIGPGDSMRSHTADEFIYEKELAEGIEKYIEILSHIL from the coding sequence ATGGAGATTTTAAATAACGAAGTCAGAAATTTTTTGATTGAATTGATCGAAACGCCCTCTTTCAGTAAAGAAGAGGAAAATACAGCGTTAATCATTGAGAAATATTTAAACCTGAAAAACATCCCGTTTCAGAGAAAAGGAAATAATATTTGGGCAAAAAATCTTTATTTCGATGAAAATTTGCCGACAATTCTGCTCAATTCCCATCATGACACGGTAAAGCCGAATTCCGGGTACACATTGGATCCGTTTAAAGCGGTGAAAAAAGACGGGAAGATTTTTGGCTTGGGAAGCAACGATGCGGGCGCAAGTCTGGTGAGTTTATGGGCAGTTTTTGCGCATTTTTATGCAAAAAAACTTAAATATAATTTAATTTATGCAGCCACGGCCGAAGAAGAAATTTCCGGTGAGAACGGAGTGAAATCGATTTTGGAAGATTTAGGAAAAATTAATTTTGCCATTGTTGGTGAGCCTACGAAAATGGATTTGGCGGTTGCGGAAAAAGGTTTGGTTGTATTGAATTGTGTGGCGAAAGGAACAGCTTCTCATGCTGCTCACATTAATGATGATAATTCGATCTATAAAGCGGTTCGGGACATTCAGAAAGTACAGAATTTTGAATTTGATAAGATTTCAGAAGTTTTAGGAAAAGTAAAAGCGACCGTGACGATTGTAAATGCAGGTTCCCAACACAATGTGGTTCCGGATCAGTGTCATTTTACAATTGATGTACGGACGAATGAACATTATTCCAATTCAGAAATTGTGGAAATTTTCAAAAAAGAGCTGGAGTCTGAAATTCAACCGAGATCATTGGCTTTAAATTCTTCAAAAATTAATTTGGATCACCCTTTTGTTTTGGCAGCGCAGCAAGAAAACTGTAATTTATACGGTTCTCCGACGGTTTCAGATCAGGCTTTAATGCCTTTTGATTCTGTGAAAATCGGGCCCGGAGATTCCATGCGTTCGCACACGGCGGATGAATTTATTTACGAAAAGGAACTCGCTGAAGGCATCGAAAAATACATTGAAATCCTCTCTCATATTCTTTAA
- the argH gene encoding argininosuccinate lyase has translation MENKKLWAKDSANQNHLEIIEKFTVGKDKDFDILLAQYDILGTKAHCKMLAKIGFLGEEENNAIQKELDEMYILAKENKLLINDGVEDIHSQIEFNLTQKLGDAGKKIHTGRSRNDQVLLAIKLYLASEIKEIAQLSKNLFERLINLAETHKSALMPGYTHFQIGMPSSFGLWFSAFAESLSEDLEVLAAALSVVEKNPLGSGAGFGSSFPLDRDFTTKELNLEKMNINSVYAQMTRGKSEKITAMAMSTVAATLSKLAYDICMFSNQNYGFISFPSELTTGSSIMPHKKNPDVFELIRAKSARIQSLPNELTLLINNLPSGYHRDFQLTKEIIFPGIQDLKDCLQIFEFMLKHINVKEDILKDEKYDYLFSVEKINELVMSGASFREAYREVGNSIENGSYSYRNDDLKHTHKGSIGNLCLDEITQNFEEIFRKFNKNI, from the coding sequence ATGGAAAATAAAAAACTTTGGGCGAAAGATTCAGCCAACCAGAATCATTTGGAAATTATTGAAAAATTTACCGTTGGTAAAGACAAAGATTTCGATATTTTATTGGCTCAGTACGATATTCTTGGGACAAAAGCACATTGCAAAATGCTTGCAAAAATCGGTTTTTTAGGGGAGGAAGAAAATAATGCTATTCAGAAAGAGCTGGATGAAATGTATATTTTGGCTAAAGAAAATAAGTTGTTAATCAACGATGGAGTAGAGGATATTCACAGCCAGATTGAGTTTAATTTAACTCAAAAACTGGGAGATGCCGGAAAGAAAATTCACACAGGAAGATCACGAAACGATCAGGTTTTATTGGCGATCAAATTATATTTAGCGTCAGAAATCAAAGAAATTGCACAACTTTCAAAGAATTTATTTGAACGTTTAATTAACCTCGCAGAAACTCACAAATCTGCATTAATGCCGGGTTACACGCATTTTCAGATCGGAATGCCTTCTTCGTTTGGATTGTGGTTTTCTGCTTTCGCCGAATCTTTATCCGAAGATTTAGAGGTTTTAGCCGCAGCTTTATCCGTGGTTGAGAAAAATCCTTTAGGTTCGGGTGCCGGTTTTGGATCTTCTTTTCCACTGGATCGGGATTTTACAACAAAAGAGCTGAATCTAGAAAAAATGAACATCAATTCTGTTTACGCACAAATGACGCGCGGAAAATCAGAAAAAATCACAGCGATGGCAATGAGTACGGTGGCTGCGACTTTAAGCAAACTTGCTTACGATATCTGCATGTTCAGCAATCAGAATTACGGTTTTATCAGTTTTCCATCCGAACTAACGACCGGAAGCAGCATTATGCCTCACAAAAAAAATCCTGATGTTTTTGAACTGATCCGTGCAAAATCTGCCCGAATTCAGAGTCTTCCGAATGAACTTACACTGCTTATAAACAATCTACCATCAGGCTATCACAGGGATTTTCAGTTGACAAAAGAAATTATTTTCCCGGGAATCCAGGATTTGAAAGACTGTCTGCAAATTTTTGAATTTATGCTGAAACACATTAATGTGAAGGAAGATATTTTGAAGGACGAAAAATATGATTATCTTTTCAGCGTCGAAAAAATCAACGAACTGGTGATGAGCGGAGCAAGTTTTCGGGAGGCCTACCGCGAGGTCGGAAATTCCATTGAAAACGGTTCGTACAGTTACCGAAACGATGATTTAAAGCATACCCACAAAGGGAGTATCGGGAATCTATGCCTCGACGAGATTACTCAGAATTTTGAGGAAATCTTCAGGAAATTCAATAAAAATATATGA
- a CDS encoding Lrp/AsnC family transcriptional regulator has product MKTLDSTDHKILNFMQEDSTVSVKDLAEKIGLSFTATYERIKSLKHHGIIRKNVVLINAELAGFEIMAYCNIVLKEQSNEKLQEFEQKIKDEPQVLEVVSLSGQYDYMIKVVAKNIKDYNNFMTTVVANIPNIGQYHSNIVLSVIKNDTKFTF; this is encoded by the coding sequence ATGAAGACACTAGACAGTACAGACCATAAAATTCTTAATTTCATGCAGGAAGATTCCACCGTTTCCGTAAAAGATCTGGCGGAAAAGATCGGGCTTTCCTTCACTGCGACCTACGAAAGGATAAAATCGCTGAAGCATCACGGCATTATCAGAAAAAATGTTGTGCTGATTAATGCAGAACTTGCAGGATTCGAGATTATGGCGTACTGTAATATCGTGTTAAAAGAGCAGTCGAACGAAAAACTGCAGGAATTTGAACAGAAAATAAAGGATGAGCCACAGGTTCTGGAGGTGGTAAGTCTCTCGGGACAATATGATTATATGATCAAAGTTGTGGCAAAAAACATTAAGGATTATAATAATTTTATGACGACTGTTGTAGCAAATATCCCCAACATCGGCCAGTATCACAGCAATATCGTACTTTCGGTCATTAAAAATGACACAAAATTTACTTTTTAA
- a CDS encoding cupin domain-containing protein: protein MPKFKIQKSPFTVPTTDGKLIEEIWGNSTGNSNISIAHMVAPPNWTEPHQTPEFDEFTYIIKGKKQFEIDGETVILEAGQSILIEKGARIRYSNPFEDSCEYLAICLPAFSMDLVNREE from the coding sequence ATGCCAAAATTTAAAATTCAAAAATCGCCCTTCACTGTTCCGACGACCGACGGGAAGCTGATTGAAGAAATCTGGGGAAACTCCACCGGAAATTCAAATATTTCTATTGCGCATATGGTCGCACCTCCAAACTGGACTGAACCGCATCAGACGCCGGAATTTGATGAATTTACCTACATTATCAAAGGAAAGAAACAATTCGAAATCGATGGTGAAACTGTGATATTAGAAGCTGGACAAAGCATTCTGATTGAAAAAGGAGCCAGAATCCGTTACAGCAATCCGTTTGAAGATTCCTGCGAATATTTAGCAATTTGTCTGCCTGCTTTTTCAATGGATTTGGTGAACCGCGAAGAATAA
- a CDS encoding HAD family hydrolase has product MQKNSQIKNIIFDFGGVVMDWNPRYFFRDYFNDDEKMEFFLKNIAEDEWNAEQDRGRSLKEGTDIQVAKFPEWETEIRAYYDNWTTMLKSDIPENVEVLRKLEHSEYELFGLTNWSAETFPYALANYDFFNAFKGKIVVSGTEKLIKPDKKIWEVLLERYHLKPEESVFIDDNPKNIEVAKTLGFMTVHITEGTNLEEELRSLGIRY; this is encoded by the coding sequence ATGCAGAAAAATTCACAGATAAAAAATATAATTTTCGATTTCGGCGGCGTGGTGATGGACTGGAATCCCAGATATTTCTTCAGAGATTATTTTAATGATGATGAAAAGATGGAATTTTTTCTTAAAAACATCGCCGAAGATGAATGGAATGCAGAGCAGGACCGCGGCAGAAGTTTAAAGGAAGGAACAGACATTCAGGTGGCAAAATTTCCAGAATGGGAAACGGAAATCCGCGCTTATTACGACAACTGGACAACAATGCTGAAATCTGATATTCCCGAAAATGTAGAGGTTTTAAGAAAACTGGAGCATTCGGAATATGAATTATTCGGGCTTACCAACTGGTCAGCGGAAACTTTTCCTTATGCTTTGGCAAACTATGATTTCTTTAATGCTTTTAAAGGGAAAATAGTTGTTTCCGGCACTGAGAAACTCATTAAACCCGATAAGAAAATCTGGGAAGTTCTGCTCGAAAGATATCATCTGAAGCCTGAAGAATCTGTTTTCATTGATGATAATCCAAAGAATATAGAAGTCGCAAAAACGCTAGGTTTTATGACGGTTCATATTACTGAAGGGACAAATCTGGAGGAAGAATTAAGAAGTTTAGGTATTCGTTATTAA
- a CDS encoding Na+/H+ antiporter NhaC family protein has translation MFKLNSQFVAVFPLLIFVFVFLGFGIYYDDFYALPSPVAALIGITAAFVLLKGKINQKVDTFLKGCGDGKILTMCIIYLLAGAFATVTAATGSVDSIVNLGLTYISPAYFPVGVFVMASFLSFASGTSVGSIVTLGPIVIALAEKSDSPLGLIGACLLSGAMFGDNLSLISDTTIAATQSLGCQMKDKFRFNSKIAIPAAFTAIILLTAVGLNQESTAAAADSVKDFNLILILPYILVIVLSLIGLNVFVVLFAGLAFAGILGFGYGSFDFIGFAKKTYEGFTSMTEIFFLSLLTGGLAALVEKAGGISFLIKNISKIIHSKKTALLGIGGLVTVANLCVANNTISIIISGKVAKEINDKYGLKPQQSASVLDISSCYVQGLIPYGAQILILISLSSFKMDYVELVQYSFYLHILLLFTLISILFGKK, from the coding sequence ATGTTTAAACTTAATTCTCAATTTGTTGCAGTTTTTCCGCTGCTGATTTTCGTTTTTGTATTCCTGGGGTTCGGGATTTACTATGACGATTTTTATGCACTTCCTTCACCTGTAGCTGCTCTGATAGGAATTACCGCAGCGTTTGTACTTTTGAAAGGAAAAATCAATCAGAAAGTTGATACTTTCCTGAAAGGATGTGGCGATGGAAAAATCCTTACGATGTGTATTATTTACCTTCTGGCAGGAGCTTTTGCGACAGTAACAGCAGCGACAGGAAGTGTAGATTCCATTGTTAACCTCGGGCTTACCTATATTTCGCCTGCTTACTTTCCTGTTGGAGTTTTTGTCATGGCGTCGTTTCTTTCCTTTGCGTCGGGAACTTCGGTTGGATCAATTGTAACACTTGGACCTATTGTTATCGCGCTTGCTGAAAAAAGCGACTCACCTTTAGGGTTAATCGGTGCTTGCTTACTTTCGGGAGCGATGTTCGGCGATAACCTGTCTTTGATTTCGGACACCACCATTGCAGCTACTCAAAGTTTAGGCTGCCAGATGAAAGATAAGTTTCGTTTTAACTCCAAAATTGCCATTCCGGCGGCTTTCACAGCGATTATTTTATTAACCGCAGTGGGTTTAAATCAGGAAAGCACTGCCGCAGCGGCAGATTCAGTAAAAGATTTTAACCTTATTTTAATTTTGCCATATATTCTCGTGATTGTACTTTCTCTCATTGGGTTGAACGTTTTTGTGGTACTATTTGCAGGTCTTGCATTTGCAGGAATTTTAGGTTTTGGTTACGGAAGCTTCGATTTTATCGGATTTGCAAAGAAAACTTACGAAGGTTTCACGAGCATGACAGAAATTTTCTTTCTTTCCCTTCTTACGGGCGGACTGGCCGCTCTCGTGGAAAAAGCGGGCGGAATCTCTTTCTTAATTAAGAATATCAGCAAAATTATTCATTCAAAAAAAACGGCTTTACTTGGAATCGGTGGTTTAGTAACCGTCGCCAATCTTTGTGTGGCAAACAATACTATTTCCATCATTATTTCCGGGAAAGTTGCTAAAGAAATCAATGACAAGTACGGCCTGAAACCGCAGCAAAGTGCTTCAGTGCTTGATATATCTTCCTGTTATGTACAGGGTTTAATTCCTTACGGCGCGCAGATTCTGATTCTCATTTCACTCAGCAGTTTTAAGATGGATTATGTCGAGCTCGTACAATATTCATTTTACCTCCATATTCTTTTACTATTCACACTGATCAGTATTCTGTTCGGCAAAAAATAA
- a CDS encoding type I restriction enzyme HsdR N-terminal domain-containing protein: MQLPELNFEATFDLQIKRDKDKFFIYDLVRKTWLLLTPEEWVRQHWVHYFHTVKKRNLSSLIVEKKLELNGTTKRIDLLVTEKTVPKILVECKAPKIKLTQKTFEQTARYNSIIGAEEIILSNGLQHVYAKFSDNHYVFSPFEQ; encoded by the coding sequence ATGCAACTTCCGGAACTGAATTTTGAGGCTACTTTTGATCTGCAGATCAAGAGAGACAAAGATAAGTTTTTTATTTATGATTTGGTCCGGAAAACGTGGCTTCTGCTGACGCCTGAAGAATGGGTAAGACAGCATTGGGTGCATTATTTTCATACCGTTAAGAAACGAAATTTATCGTCTTTGATTGTAGAAAAAAAACTGGAATTGAACGGAACTACCAAAAGAATAGATTTATTGGTAACCGAAAAAACGGTCCCTAAAATTTTGGTTGAATGTAAAGCACCGAAAATCAAACTTACCCAAAAAACTTTCGAACAGACCGCGAGATATAACTCGATCATCGGGGCTGAAGAAATTATTCTGAGTAACGGTCTGCAGCATGTGTATGCAAAGTTTTCCGACAATCATTATGTGTTTTCACCTTTTGAACAGTAA